One genomic segment of Centroberyx gerrardi isolate f3 chromosome 4, fCenGer3.hap1.cur.20231027, whole genome shotgun sequence includes these proteins:
- the LOC139923223 gene encoding fatty acyl-CoA hydrolase precursor, medium chain-like has protein sequence MKPPAHQTQVFLTLSILFLCVAADLHGPVVRTKLGLLKGKHVSVKGKETQVHAYLGVPFAKPPVGPLRLAPTQPAEGWEGVRDATQQPPMCVQDPKFLDEIERNLSKQVELPDKSEDCLYLNIYTPVKPSENRKLPVMVWIHGGGLTIGSASSYDGSALAAYQDVVVVLIQYRLGILGFFSTGDKNMPGNFGLLDQVEALRWVQEHIHNFGGDPGSVTIFGESAGGVSVSLLLLSPLSAGLFHGAIAESGSAAMDMIMNPNPLPVAQIIANLSGCDSSTTEKIAECVMKLSVDDIVKIHKEVKFTESVTVDGKFLLRSAKELFQNHEMHNVPLMIGCNSDEAGWLFPNMLARPGWVDGMDREEATPIITMFTYHNYGAEGDYLAIGMEQVPGQHLKKDRFNFFTQTLPEKTRQHQEKMEL, from the exons ATGAAGCCCCCTGCACACCAAACTCAGGTCTTCCTGACACTATCTatattgtttctgtgtgttgctGCAGACCTGCATG GGCCTGTAGTCCGTACAAAGCTGGGGCTTCTGAAAGGGAAGCATGTGAGTGTAAAGGGGAAGGAGACACAGGTCCATGCCTACCTGGGTGTGCCGTTTGCCAAGCCACCTGTCGGCCCTCTGAGACTGGCCCCAACCCAGCCTGCAGAGGGAtgggaaggagtgagggatgccACCCAGCAGCCACCCAT GTGTGTCCAAGACCCAAAGTTTCTCGATGAAATTGAAAGAAATTTATCGAAGCAAGTTGAGCTCCCAGACAAATCTGAAGATTGCCTTTATCTCAACATTTACACACCTGTCAAACCCTCTGAGAATCGAAAACTGCCT GTGATGGTCTGGATCCATGGAGGAGGACTGACCATCGGCTCTGCATCCTCATATGATGGTTCTGCTCTGGCTGCTTACCAGGACGTGGTTGTGGTTCTGATCCAGTATCGCCTTGGAATCCTGGGGTTCTTTAG CACAGGAGACAAGAACATGCCGGGGAACTTTGGCCTGCTGGACCAGGTGGAAGCCCTGCGGTGGGTCCAGGAGCACATTCACAACTTTGGAGGAGACCCAGGTTCAGTCACCATATTTGGGGAGTCTGCTGGTGGAGTGAGCGTATCCCTAttg CTTCTCTCTCCATTGTCTGCTGGCTTGTTTCATGGTGCGATAGCTGAGAGTGGCTCTGCAGCAATGGACATGATCATGAACCCCAACCCTTTGCCTGTAGCCCAG ATAATAGCAAACCTCTCAGGCTGTGACAGTTCCACTACAGAGAAGATTGCCGAATGTGTGATGAAGTTGTCGGTTGACGACATTGTGAAGATTCACAAAGAGGTGAAATTTACAGAATC AGTGACTGTTGACGGGAAGTTCCTGCTCAGGTCTGCAAAGGAGCTTTTCCAGAATCATGAGATGCATAATGTGCCTCTCATGATTGGTTGCAATAGTGACGAAGCAGGATGGCTTTTTCCAAAT ATGTTAGCTCGTCCAGGGTGGGTGGATGGAATGGACCGGGAAGAAGCCACACCCATTATAACCATGTTCACATACCATAAT TATGGAGCAGAAGGAGACTACCTGGCCATTGGGATGGAGCAGGTACCTGGTCAGCACCTAAAGAAGGACCGCTTCAACTTCTTCACTCAAACCCTCCCAGAGAAGACCAGACAACACCAAGAGAAGATGGAGCTGTAG